A region from the Vespula pensylvanica isolate Volc-1 chromosome 9, ASM1446617v1, whole genome shotgun sequence genome encodes:
- the LOC122632086 gene encoding eukaryotic peptide chain release factor GTP-binding subunit ERF3A: MANSIAPDSWEQQADNGDIAPAQDKSIESKFSTLNVNAAEFVPSFCINSSTQNSSTADSPCAVTAVLNTVTTSIPSEIHHGNSTPTILPDPIGSRVEEPPAGGGAPPPNVTDPINTSPEHQPADSWEEAAVDGDPLLTPENEEADNEEDEEMVVKVPKKKPIKVAEDTKSKKEHVNVVFIGHVDAGKSTIGGQIMALTGMVDKRTLEKYEREAKERSRETWYLSWALDTNQEEREKGKTVEVGRAYFETERKHFTILDAPGHKSFVPNMIGGAAQADLAVLVISARKGEFETGFDRGGQTREHAMLAKTAGVKHLVVLVNKMDDPTVEWDEGRYNECRDKILPYLRKLGFNPAKDLTFMPVSGQLGIGLKDPIPEHLCNWYSGPPFIPFIDSLPSLNRKSNGPFIMPIVDKYKDMGTVVMGKVEAGEAKKGQSLLVMPNRTAVTVDQLWSDDEEVTSVGPGENVKIKLKGIEEEDVSPGFVLCDSNNPIKTGKVFDAQVVILEHKSIICAGYSAVMHIHCAAEEVTVKALICLVDKKTGDKSKTRPRFVKQDQVAIMRIECAGVICLERFKLFPQMGRFTLRDENKTIAIGKVLKVVE, from the exons ATGGCGAACAGTATAGCACCAGATTCATGGGAACAGCAGGCGGATAACGGAGACATCGCGCCCGCTCAGGATAAGTCCATCGAAAGCAAATTTTCAACTTTGAATGTGAATGCTGCGGAATTCGTGCCTTCCTTCTGCATAAATTCTTCAACGCAGAATAGTTCCACGGCCGACAGTCCTTGTGCTGTCACTGCTGTGTTGAATACTGTAACCACTTCTATTCCTTCTGAAATACATCATG GAAATTCTACTCCTACGATTCTACCTGATCCAATTGGCAGTAGAGTGGAGGAACCACCTGCTGGAGGAGGGGCTCCACCTCCAAATGTTACGGATCCAATAAATACAAGTCCTGAACATCAACCTGCAGATTCTTGGGAAGAAGCAGCTGTAGATGGTGATCCTTTGTTAACTCCTGAAAATgaagag gCTGACAatgaagaggatgaagaaatGGTTGTTAAAGTACCTAAAAAAAAACCAATTAAGGTTGCAGAAGATactaaaagcaaaaaagaacaTGTCAATGTTGTTTTTATAGGTCACGTAG ATGCAGGGAAATCAACAATTGGTGGCCAAATTATGGCACTTACGGGAATGGTGGATAAGCGTACGTTAGAGAAGTATGAAAGAGAAGCAAAGGAACGAAGCAGAGAAACATGGTACTTAAGTTGGGCCTTGGATACAAaccaagaagaaagagaaaaaggaaaaacggtAGAAGTGGGTAGAGCATATTTTGAAACAGAAAGGAAGCATTTTACGATATTAGATGCTCCTGGACATAAAAGCTTTGTACCCAATATGATTGGCGGAGCAGCGCAAGCTGACCTCGCGGTTTTAGTTATATCCGCGAGAAAAGGTGAATTCGAAACAGGCTTTGATAGAGGTGGCCAAACACGGGAACATGCTATGCTGGCTAAAACTGCAGGAGTTAAACATTTGGTAGTGTTAGTAAATAAAATGGATGACCCAACGGTAGAATGGGACGAAGGAAGATATAATGAATGCAG AGACAAGATACTGCCATATCTTCGTAAATTAGGGTTTAATCCTGCAAAGGATCTTACATTTATGCCAGTATCTGGTCAACTTGGCATTGGTCTCAAAGATCCTATACCTGAACATCTATGTAATTGGTATAGCGGACCTCCATTCATACCTTTTATTGATTCCTTACCTTCCCTTAATCGTAAAAGCAATGGACCGTTTATTATGCCTAttgttgataaatataaagatatggGTACGGTTGTTATGGGAAAGGTTGAAGCTGGAGAAGCCAAGAAGGGTCAGTCATTATTAGTTATGCCGAATAGG ACGGCAGTAACGGTTGATCAATTATGGTCCGATGATGAAGAAGTAACGTCGGTTGGACCCggagaaaatgttaaaattaaacTGAAAggtatcgaagaagaagatgtaaGCCCTGGATTTGTTTTATGCGACAGCAACAACCCCATTAAAACTGGAAAAGTTTTTGATGCTCAGGTTGTTATTTTGGAGCATAAGAGCATTATTTGTGCCGGATATAGTGCAGTGATGCACATTCATTGCGCTGCAGAAGAAGTGACGGTGAAGGCATTGATCTGCTTGGTAGATAAGAAAACTGGcgataaaagtaaaacgagACCAAGGTTCGTTAAGCAAGACCAAGTGGCAATTATGAGAATCGAATGTGCAGGAGTTATTTGTCTCGAAAGATTCAAATTATTTCCGCAAATGGGACGGTTTACTCTTAGAGATGAAA ATAAAACAATTGCCATCGGTAAGGTGCTGAAAGTTGTGGAATAA
- the LOC122631503 gene encoding carboxypeptidase D: MDLRGIVLFIITATFAVSLNGLVLNPTNGPDEDFVNLRYTHYDELLTLFNNLARLYPHLARVFSIGKSVEERELLVLEISENVQERALGKPMVKYVANMHGDESVGRELLVYLSQYLLHNYGKDERITRLVNRTDIFLMPSLNPDGFEKSQEGKCDSKQDFSGRENANHVDLNRDFPDQFDNKIRIGSNILQGRQDETIAMMTWIANEPFVLSGNLHGGAVVASYPYDSGIPKSCCIESVSPDNELFKYLAHTYADNHPRMAAGNACPPERFPGGVTNGAYWYEVVGGMQDYNYARSNAFEITFELSCCKYPPASSMPGHWQLNKESLIKYLEQAHIGIKGLVRDTEGQPVEDASIVVHGIDHNVTTTNRGEYWRLLLPGTYSVYATAWGYRPSEPVNVTVRQNDSTIVNFILKRRSFSEQATENLEKIKEITRTTDEYGFLHHTEFKHHNYVAMEKYLKELNENYPNITRLHSIGRSVENRQLYVMEITKDPGKHSLSKPEVKYIGNMHGNEVVGRELLLLLLKYLCENYGRDKRVTQIVNTIRLHILPSMNPDGYEISKVGDIYGLKGRANAKGVDLNRNFPDLYVTNDYNKEQEPETKAVMNWIASIPFVLSANLHGGALVANYPYDNGPDPESNLPNPSPDNDVFKMLALTYSKAHPQMHLGEPCPPVTNKISGIKSLLEERFPDGITNGAAWYPVSGGMQDYNYLHSNDFELTLEVGCTKFPNASELPKFWLQNRESLLKFIEMSRKGVHGLVRSPIGGAISHAKISVDGIKHDIYTAEGGDYWRLLVPGNYNITVSAPGYETVTQNITVLGSDDPEGSEVTLDFTLMRDNPQDWSSAYDFGIFANLQNGYLKNSELSARFSQLENHQPNVAEFKAGDSLVSMAIHSLKITQNMGSPEENKFHIALIGGLFASQPVGREILLRLANHILMGNQIDDPPIKRILNNAVLHFIPGVDPGFDNVPNDCNPTVKDEIGEKLLSQNINKTKEMDIITNAFRKMLLNEAYDVIIILGGGSFSISYAKDELNVYKTLAENYDQTMHKEACGIKTNRETNIAEYIQREYNIPVININLSCCKYPAANTIPTIWRGTLKPLMQLIQDLTSGIRAVITDDHEIPVREAVVKIGTKTYQLSRNMAYFKIILIPGDYVLTFFCTDYASKTLKVHVDEQNITNINVQMRKLKPGEAEYKQNKLGKQLSVINHILNNLNIKYPQLSTLHDIGKTIKGNQILSLEISAKTKEKQAGRPSIIFSAGLSYGKPVTSKVLLQFASYLLDNYKNNEIITSYLDKLSIFIVPDLYPDLIKNDSCIPYINNELSFPIHRELSKEAAMIIDWFKQINALLIVNLNIGSRHVEIPYGSQYSRIDKEIYESEDDQVLQTLASTYTKYSLHNSAKCDTKLNIKNNAVIHGGKGIAGIRGDSLLDYIYLNTSTLIMDVYIACCNTDDSMSVWQDNKDSLLAMIKEVLKGVQGYIISENNEPIENAILSYDDSVHQIRSGTIGTYWILLSPGNHNITATASGYIQQTRLVSVPDINKFTNLTFKLRRDESIFGLPRLVFIIIAGTVCLAIVVCGICICAICQSTQHSEKNYRKAYAFSLLKDGTSFFENDEKEIEIFRRPLNDSILKYEEKLRITKPYFDEDNASSSDDGSDLEFIRPEQECNEKVLQET, translated from the exons ATGGACTTACGCGGTattgtactttttattattactgccACCTTTGCTGTGTCACTCAATGGTCTTGTATTAAATCCGACGAATGGACCGGACGAAGATTTCGTCAATCTACGTTACACTCACTATGATGAACTGCTGACTTTGTTCAATAACTTGGCAAGATTGTATCCGCATTTAGCTCGTGTATTTTCAATAGGAAAATCggttgaagagagagaattattagTCCTGGAAATTTCAGAAAATGTACAGGAAAGAGCACTTGGCAAACCTATGGTGAAGTATGTTGCTAACATGCATGGTGATGAATCTGTAGGCAGGGAATTGCTAGTATACCTTTCTCAATATCTTTTGCATAACTATGGCAAAGATGAAAGAATTACACGATTAGTTAATAGAACAGATATTTTCCTTATGCCTTCTTTAAATCCTGATGGTTTTGAAAAGTCGCAG gaAGGGAAATGTGATTCTAAACAAGATTTCTCAGGTAGAGAAAATGCAAATCATGTGGACTTAAATCGTGATTTTCCAGACCAATTTGATAATAAGATTAGAATAGGTAGTAACATATTACAAGGACGACAAGATGAGACAATTGCTATGATGACATGGATTGCTAATGAACCATTTGTTTTATCTGGTAATTTACATGGAGGTGCTGTAGTTGCCAGCTATCCGTATGATTCTGG TATTCCTAAATCTTGTTGCATTGAGAGCGTAAGTCCAGATAATgagttatttaaatatttagcTCATACATATGCAGATAATCATCCTCGAATGGCAGCAGGCAATGCATGTCCACCAGAAAGATTTCCAGGAGGTGTTACAAATGGAGCATATTG gTATGAGGTTGTTGGCGGTATGCAAGACTATAATTACGCTCGTTCTAATGCATTTGAAATAACATTTGAATTAAGTTGTTGCAAATATCCTCCTGCTTCATCAATGCCAGGCCATTGgcaattaaataaagaatctcttattaaatatttggaaCAAGCTCATATTGGAATAAAAG GACTGGTAAGGGATACAGAAGGCCAACCTGTTGAAGATGCTAGTATTGTAGTTCACGGAATAGATCATAATGTCACAACTACAAATCGTGGAGAATACTGGCGTTTACTATTACCTGGCACTTATTCTGTTTATGCAACTGCTTGGGG ATATAGACCAAGTGAACCAGTAAATGTAACTGTAAGACAGAATGATTCAACGATCGTTAACTTTATATTAAAACGACGATCATTTAGTGAACAAG cTACAGAAAACTtggagaaaataaaggaaattacAAGAACAACTGACGAATATGGCTTTTTACATCATACAGAATTTAAACATCATAATTATGTTgcaatggaaaaatatttaaaggaaCTAAATGAAAACTATCCGAATATCACACGTCTCCATAGTATTGGTCGTTCAGTCGAAAATCGACAACTTTATGTTATGGAAATTACAAAGGATCCTGGAAAACATAGTTTGAGTAAACCTGAAGTGAAGTATATTGGAAATATGCATGGAAATGAAGTAGTTGGAAGAGAACTTTTATTATTGCTACTAAAATATTTGTGTGAAAATTAtggaagagataaaagagtaACTCAAATAGTTAATACAATCAGATTACATATATTACCAAGTATGAATCCTGATGGATATGAGATATCAAAAGTAGGTGATATATATGGTTTAAAAGGAAGAGCTAATGCAAAAGGTGTGGACCTCAATAGAAACTTTCCTGATCTCTATGTAACCAATGAT tATAATAAGGAACAGGAACCAGAGACTAAAGCAGTAATGAATTGGATTGCAAGTATTCCATTTGTACTCTCTGCAAATCTTCATGGAGGTGCTTTAGTTGCCAATTATCCATATGATAATGGACCAGATCCTGAATCTAATCTTCCTAATCCAAGTCCTGACAATGATGTATTCAAAATGTTGGCTCTGACATATTCAAAAGCTCATCCACAAATGCATCTTGGTGAACCTTGTCCACctgtaacaaataaaatatctggtataaaaagtttattagaAGAGCGATTTCCGGATGGAATTACTAATGGTGCAGCATGGTACCCTGTATCAGGTGGCATGcaagattataattatcttcatAGTAATGACTTCGAATTAACTTTAGAAGTAGGATGTACAAAGTTTCCAAATGCTAGCGAATTACCTAAATTTTGGTTACAAAACAGGGaatctcttttaaaatttattgaaatg TCACGTAAAGGTGTACATGGTTTAGTTCGTTCTCCTATCGGTGGTGCTATATCTCATGCAAAGATATCTGTAGATGGAATtaaacatgatatatatactgCAGAAGGTGGGGATTATTGGCGTCTTTTAGTACCAGGCAATTACAATATTACAGTAAGTGCTCCTGGATATGAAACTGTTACACAAAATATAACTGTACTCGGAAGCGATGACCCTGAAGGTTCAGAAGTAACTCTAGATTTTACTCTAATGCGAGATAATCCTCAAGATTG GTCATCTGCATATGATTTTGGTATATTTGCAAATTTACAAAATggctatttaaaaaattctgagTTAAGTGCTAGATTTAGTCAATTAGAAAATCATCAACCAAATGTTGCTGAATTTAAAGCTGGGGATTCATTAGTTAGTATGGCAAttcattctttaaaaattacacAAAAT ATGGGATCaccagaagaaaataaatttcatattgcTTTGATTGGAGGTTTATTTGCCTCACAACCAGTAGGAAGAGAAATTTTACTACGTCTAGCAAACCATATTCTTATGGGGAATCAAATTGACGATCCACCAATCaagagaatattaaataatgcagttttacattttataccTGGTGTAGATCCAGGCTTTGACAATGTTCCAAATGATTGTAATCCTACAGTTAAAGATGAAATAGGAGAAAAATTACTttcacaaaatattaataaaactaaagaaatggatattattacaaatgcatttagaaaaatgttattaaatgaAGCTTatgatgtaattattatattaggaGGTGGTTCCTTTAGTATCAg TTATGCAAAAGATGAATTAAATGTGTATAAAACACTGGCTGAAAATTATGATCAAACCATGCATAAAGAAGCTTGTGGTATTAAAACTAACAGAGAAACAAATATAGCTGAATATATTCAAAGGGAATATAATATACCCGTT attaatattaatttatcatgcTGCAAATATCCAGCTGCAAATACTATACCAACTATTTGGAGAGGAACTTTGAAACCATTAATGCAACTTATTCAAGATCTTACAAGTGGTATTAGAGCAGTAATTACGGATGATCATGAAATTCCTGTTAGAGAAGCTGTTGTTAAGATTGGAACAAAAACCTATCAGTTATCAAGAAATATGgcttattttaaaataatacttattcCTGGAGATTAtgtattaacatttttctgTACGGATTATGCTTCAAAAACTTTGAAAGTTCATGTTGATGaacaaaatataacaaatataaatgttcaaatgagaaaattaaaacCAGGAGAAGCAgaatacaaacaaaataaactaGGTAAACAGTTAAGcgttataaatcatattttgaataatttaaacataaaatatccACAATTATCAACGTTACATGATATCggtaaaacgataaaaggcAATCAGATTCTATCTTTAGAAATTAGTGctaaaacaaaggaaaaacaagCAGGACGACCTTCTATAATTTTCTCAGCTGGACTCTCTTATGGAAAACCAGTAACATCTAAAGTACTTTTACAATTTGCTTCTTATcttttagataattataagaacaatgaaattattacaagCTATTTAGACAAGCtatcaatatttattgttcCTGATTTATATCCAGATTTAATCAAGAACGATTCTTGTATcccatatattaataatgaattatcatTTCCTATCCATCGTGAATTAAGCAAAGAAGCAGCTATGATTATTGATTGGTTCAAACAAATTAATGCTCTTTTAAtagtaaatttaaatattggaTCTCGACATGTTGAAATACCATATGGAAGTCAATACAGTAGAATAGacaaagaaatttatgaaagtGAAGATGATCAAGTACTACAAACCTTAGCATCTACTTATACAAAGTATAGCCTACATAATAGTGCAAAATGTGATACAAAATTGAACATCAAGAATAATGCTGTAATACATGGTGGAAAAGGAATTGCAGGAATAAGAGGAGATTCCTTATTagattacatatatttgaaTACAAGTACTTTAATAATGGACGTTTATATTGCTTGTTGTAATACAGATGATTCAATGAGTGTATGGCAAGATAATAAAGATAGTTTACTAGCTATGATAAAAGAAGTATTAAAGGGTGTTCAAGGATACATTATTAGTGAAAATAATGAACCTATTGAGAATGCTATTTTATCTTATGATGATTCTGTGCATCAAATCAGAAGTGGAACAATAGGAACATATTGGATTTTATTATCTCCTGGAAATCATAATATTACTGCTACTGCATCTGGATATATACAACAAACAAGATTAGTTTCTGTACCAGACATAAATAAGTTCACAAATTTAACTTTTAAGTTAAGACGTGATGAAAGTATTTTTGGATTGCCAAGATTGGTCTTCATTATAATCGCTg GTACTGTATGTTTAGCTATTGTCGTTTGTGGCATTTGTATTTGTGCAATATGTCAATCTACACAACATTCAGAGAAAAACTATAGAAAAGCTTATGCATTTAGTTTACTTAAAGATGGCACAAgcttttttgaaaatgatgagaaggaaattgaaatattcagAAGACCATTGAATG attctattttgaaatatgaagaaaaattaagaattacAAAACCATATTTTGATGAGGATAATGCATCCAGTTCTGATGATGGAAGTGACCTTGAGTTTATCAGACCAGAGCAAGAGTGcaatgaaaaagttttacaAGAGACGTGA